Proteins encoded in a region of the Paenibacillus pedocola genome:
- a CDS encoding ABC transporter substrate-binding protein: protein MKKTRGSGAVLACLTAVILAVTGCGGGNSNASTSSKTESEATATTAGDTGSGNPDISTFRKLTVYTVGNFPQNDTKAVVEEINKYLKEKINAEIDFQGLPWSSWAEKMALAYQSGEQVDLTFAPNWADFANNVAKGAFLPLDDLLAKYGQGIKETLDPRFLDGGTVDGKIYAIPTNKEIGESHTIMFRKDLIDKYGFDVNSINTLEDLEPWLQTIKEKEPAIAPIWLSGSGSDTLGYFDKTKPSMEENFRYELVAGAPAGIVLDTKTDKMIISSMESDTAIYRMKLYSDWFSKGYINKDAATTKTSTEDAFKAGKTWMKFGSDKPDSDKEDSIATGIELVKLKGNDPEISTASVSNSMMAIGRTSIDPERTMMLLNLLHTDKHLINLIDFGVEGRQYVKVEGKENFIKLPDGVATRADTGWAPGIEWMFGNQTLTYLWEGESADKWEKFKAYNEKAHKVKSFGFNFNTDPVKTQVSVVSNIIKEFRPLLETGSLGVDKVLTEYNQKLKANGIEAIRSEVQKQYDAWKAKQP from the coding sequence ATGAAAAAAACTAGAGGTTCGGGCGCGGTGCTTGCTTGTCTGACCGCCGTCATACTGGCCGTTACCGGGTGCGGCGGGGGCAATTCAAATGCATCTACTTCGTCCAAGACGGAATCGGAGGCGACCGCCACAACTGCCGGAGACACAGGTTCCGGCAATCCCGATATTTCGACTTTCCGCAAGCTAACCGTCTATACCGTTGGGAATTTTCCTCAAAATGACACCAAGGCGGTTGTGGAGGAGATCAATAAATATCTCAAAGAAAAGATCAACGCCGAGATTGACTTCCAGGGACTTCCCTGGTCATCCTGGGCTGAAAAAATGGCTCTGGCCTACCAATCCGGAGAACAAGTCGATTTAACCTTTGCGCCTAACTGGGCCGATTTCGCCAACAACGTAGCCAAAGGCGCATTTCTGCCGCTCGACGACTTGTTAGCCAAATACGGGCAAGGAATCAAGGAGACGCTGGACCCTCGTTTTCTTGACGGCGGAACCGTTGACGGCAAAATCTACGCCATTCCAACCAACAAGGAAATTGGCGAAAGCCATACCATTATGTTCAGAAAAGATCTTATCGATAAATATGGATTCGATGTTAACTCTATCAATACTCTCGAGGATTTGGAGCCATGGCTTCAGACCATCAAGGAGAAAGAACCCGCCATTGCGCCGATCTGGCTCTCCGGCAGCGGCTCGGATACACTTGGCTACTTTGACAAAACCAAGCCGAGCATGGAAGAGAATTTCCGTTATGAGCTGGTGGCAGGCGCTCCCGCTGGCATCGTACTGGATACAAAGACAGACAAGATGATTATCAGCTCCATGGAATCCGACACTGCAATTTACCGGATGAAGCTCTACAGTGACTGGTTCAGCAAAGGCTACATCAATAAGGATGCTGCAACAACCAAGACAAGTACTGAAGACGCTTTCAAAGCCGGAAAAACCTGGATGAAATTTGGTTCAGATAAACCGGATTCCGACAAAGAAGACTCAATTGCTACCGGGATCGAGCTTGTGAAACTGAAAGGTAATGATCCCGAAATCAGTACAGCGAGCGTCAGTAATTCCATGATGGCGATTGGACGCACCTCCATTGATCCCGAGCGGACGATGATGCTGTTGAATCTTCTCCATACGGATAAGCATCTGATTAATCTGATAGACTTTGGCGTGGAAGGCAGACAGTATGTCAAAGTGGAAGGCAAAGAGAATTTCATTAAACTGCCCGACGGGGTTGCTACCCGTGCAGATACAGGATGGGCACCGGGTATTGAGTGGATGTTCGGCAATCAGACGCTTACTTATTTATGGGAAGGCGAAAGCGCTGACAAATGGGAGAAGTTCAAAGCTTACAACGAGAAAGCCCATAAGGTAAAATCATTCGGCTTCAACTTTAATACAGACCCTGTCAAAACGCAGGTATCTGTTGTCAGCAATATCATTAAGGAATTCCGTCCGTTGCTTGAAACGGGCAGTCTGGGTGTAGATAAAGTGCTTACAGAGTACAATCAAAAGCTGAAGGCTAACGGCATTGAAGCTATCCGTTCCGAGGTTCAGAAGCAATACGATGCCTGGAAAGCAAAGCAACCATAA
- a CDS encoding carbohydrate ABC transporter permease produces MNTASNTKSYSKGPKGAQMILHIFFIAFSLACILPVLLIVAISLTNEKALTLQGYKFWPDKIDLSAYQYLFNHSETLAKAYGVSLTVTITGTLLAVLLIALYAYPLYRRDFPFKKAFNFYLLITMLFSGGLVPFYLLYVNFLNLKDSLIALILPGLSNAFYIFIARTFFQQTVPEEMIESGKLDGASEWRIFFQLVLPISLPVLATIALFTTLMYWNDWFNSMLFINNTDLYSLQYVMIQMIRQAEFFKNQLAGSGVALLVQESVPTESLRMAMVIVSIGPILFIYPFFQKYFTKGLTIGAIKG; encoded by the coding sequence ATGAATACTGCATCCAACACTAAATCTTACTCAAAAGGCCCCAAAGGCGCCCAAATGATCCTTCATATTTTTTTCATTGCGTTCAGCCTTGCCTGTATCCTGCCTGTGCTGCTGATCGTCGCCATTTCCTTAACCAACGAAAAAGCACTGACCTTACAGGGGTATAAGTTCTGGCCTGACAAGATTGATCTGTCTGCTTACCAGTATCTATTCAACCATTCGGAAACGCTTGCCAAAGCCTATGGGGTCAGCCTGACCGTTACGATTACCGGAACCCTTTTGGCGGTACTGTTAATTGCGTTATATGCGTATCCCCTCTACCGCAGGGACTTTCCCTTCAAGAAAGCTTTTAATTTTTACCTTCTGATTACCATGCTGTTCTCGGGAGGGCTTGTACCTTTCTATCTGCTGTATGTTAACTTTTTGAATCTGAAAGACTCCCTTATCGCGCTCATCCTTCCCGGACTTTCAAACGCATTCTATATTTTTATTGCCCGTACCTTCTTTCAGCAGACTGTACCGGAAGAGATGATTGAATCCGGCAAATTAGACGGGGCGTCGGAATGGCGGATTTTCTTCCAGCTCGTTCTACCCATTTCACTGCCGGTTCTCGCCACCATTGCTCTGTTTACTACACTGATGTATTGGAACGATTGGTTCAATTCCATGCTCTTTATCAATAATACGGACTTGTACTCTCTGCAGTACGTCATGATTCAAATGATCCGTCAGGCAGAGTTTTTCAAGAATCAATTGGCTGGAAGCGGAGTAGCTCTGCTTGTACAGGAGTCGGTTCCTACTGAAAGTCTCCGAATGGCAATGGTAATTGTGTCTATTGGTCCTATTCTGTTCATCTATCCGTTCTTCCAGAAGTACTTTACCAAGGGGCTTACGATAGGCGCCATCAAAGGTTGA